In Mustelus asterias chromosome 17, sMusAst1.hap1.1, whole genome shotgun sequence, the following are encoded in one genomic region:
- the LOC144506157 gene encoding OX-2 membrane glycoprotein isoform X2 — MKTLYLGEGGDLQMKLFILGLLLAAVVDGELLDVETQENMTAVLGGNVTFNCTTHLEDILQVTWQKINGQSEDNIATFSDQFGFHVLGSFIDRVDLIQSGAQVSSIVLSGVGHEDEGCYQCVFTSFRSGQSIGTTCFTVHAKDIYVETQVNVTAVLGENVTFNCTSHVEDVLQVTWQRLSGESEDNIATFGEKFEANFFGSFIGRATFVSSKMQMSTVVLSGVKLEDEGCYQCVFHTSRSGRSIGKTCLTVHAHTKSQLRIWIISIMLTILLVIAVSSLYWYKKRRHQQKNCQT, encoded by the exons GAGAACTCCTGGACGTAGAGACACAAGAAAATATGACAGCAGTTTTAGGTGGAAATGTTACCTTCAACTGTACTACACATTTAGAAGATATTCTACAGGTCACCTGGCAAAAGATAAACGGTCAATCTGAGGACAATATTGCTACATTTAGTGACCAGTTCGGATTCCATGTACTTGGATCATTTATCGATCGAGTTGATTTGATTCAATCAGGGGCTCAAGTCTCCTCTATTGTACTATCTGGAGTGGGGCATGAAGATGAAGGATGTTATCAGTGTGTCTTTACTTCATTCAGAAGTGGCCAAAGTATTGGGACGACCTGCTTCACTGTACATG CAAAGGACATATATGTggagacacaggtgaatgtgacaGCGGTTTTAGGTGAAAATGTTACCTTCAACTGTACTTCACATGTAGAAGACGTTCTGCAGGTTACCTGGCAAAGGTTAAGTggagaatctgaggacaatattGCTACATTTGGTGAAAAATTTGAAGCCAATTTTTTTGGGTCATTTATTGGTCGAGCTACTTTCGTATCATCAAAGATGCAAATGTCCACTGTTGTATTATCTGGAGTGAAACTTGAAGATGAAGGATGTTATCAGTGTGTCTTTCATACATCCAGAAGTGGCCGAAGTATTGGGAAGACCTGCCTCACTGTACACG CACATACAAAGTCGCAGCTCCGTATCTGGATTATTTCAATAATGCTAACAATTCTGTTAGTTATAGCTGTATCCAGCCTCTACTGGTATAAAAAGAGGAGACACCAACAAAA AAATTGCCAGACTTGA
- the LOC144506157 gene encoding nectin-3 isoform X1 has translation MKTLYLGEGGDLQMKLFILGLLLAAVVDGELLDVETQENMTAVLGGNVTFNCTTHLEDILQVTWQKINGQSEDNIATFSDQFGFHVLGSFIDRVDLIQSGAQVSSIVLSGVGHEDEGCYQCVFTSFRSGQSIGTTCFTVHAKDIYVETQVNVTAVLGENVTFNCTSHVEDVLQVTWQRLSGESEDNIATFGEKFEANFFGSFIGRATFVSSKMQMSTVVLSGVKLEDEGCYQCVFHTSRSGRSIGKTCLTVHAHTKSQLRIWIISIMLTILLVIAVSSLYWYKKRRHQQKIYEFGG, from the exons GAGAACTCCTGGACGTAGAGACACAAGAAAATATGACAGCAGTTTTAGGTGGAAATGTTACCTTCAACTGTACTACACATTTAGAAGATATTCTACAGGTCACCTGGCAAAAGATAAACGGTCAATCTGAGGACAATATTGCTACATTTAGTGACCAGTTCGGATTCCATGTACTTGGATCATTTATCGATCGAGTTGATTTGATTCAATCAGGGGCTCAAGTCTCCTCTATTGTACTATCTGGAGTGGGGCATGAAGATGAAGGATGTTATCAGTGTGTCTTTACTTCATTCAGAAGTGGCCAAAGTATTGGGACGACCTGCTTCACTGTACATG CAAAGGACATATATGTggagacacaggtgaatgtgacaGCGGTTTTAGGTGAAAATGTTACCTTCAACTGTACTTCACATGTAGAAGACGTTCTGCAGGTTACCTGGCAAAGGTTAAGTggagaatctgaggacaatattGCTACATTTGGTGAAAAATTTGAAGCCAATTTTTTTGGGTCATTTATTGGTCGAGCTACTTTCGTATCATCAAAGATGCAAATGTCCACTGTTGTATTATCTGGAGTGAAACTTGAAGATGAAGGATGTTATCAGTGTGTCTTTCATACATCCAGAAGTGGCCGAAGTATTGGGAAGACCTGCCTCACTGTACACG CACATACAAAGTCGCAGCTCCGTATCTGGATTATTTCAATAATGCTAACAATTCTGTTAGTTATAGCTGTATCCAGCCTCTACTGGTATAAAAAGAGGAGACACCAACAAAA GATTTATGAGTTTGGTGGTTAA
- the LOC144506157 gene encoding nectin-3 isoform X3: MKTLYLGEGGDLQMKLFILGLLLAAVVDGELLDVETQENMTAVLGGNVTFNCTTHLEDILQVTWQKINGQSEDNIATFSDQFGFHVLGSFIDRVDLIQSGAQVSSIVLSGVGHEDEGCYQCVFTSFRSGQSIGTTCFTVHAKDIYVETQVNVTAVLGENVTFNCTSHVEDVLQVTWQRLSGESEDNIATFGEKFEANFFGSFIGRATFVSSKMQMSTVVLSGVKLEDEGCYQCVFHTSRSGRSIGKTCLTVHAHTKSQLRIWIISIMLTILLVIAVSSLYWYKKRRHQQK, from the exons GAGAACTCCTGGACGTAGAGACACAAGAAAATATGACAGCAGTTTTAGGTGGAAATGTTACCTTCAACTGTACTACACATTTAGAAGATATTCTACAGGTCACCTGGCAAAAGATAAACGGTCAATCTGAGGACAATATTGCTACATTTAGTGACCAGTTCGGATTCCATGTACTTGGATCATTTATCGATCGAGTTGATTTGATTCAATCAGGGGCTCAAGTCTCCTCTATTGTACTATCTGGAGTGGGGCATGAAGATGAAGGATGTTATCAGTGTGTCTTTACTTCATTCAGAAGTGGCCAAAGTATTGGGACGACCTGCTTCACTGTACATG CAAAGGACATATATGTggagacacaggtgaatgtgacaGCGGTTTTAGGTGAAAATGTTACCTTCAACTGTACTTCACATGTAGAAGACGTTCTGCAGGTTACCTGGCAAAGGTTAAGTggagaatctgaggacaatattGCTACATTTGGTGAAAAATTTGAAGCCAATTTTTTTGGGTCATTTATTGGTCGAGCTACTTTCGTATCATCAAAGATGCAAATGTCCACTGTTGTATTATCTGGAGTGAAACTTGAAGATGAAGGATGTTATCAGTGTGTCTTTCATACATCCAGAAGTGGCCGAAGTATTGGGAAGACCTGCCTCACTGTACACG CACATACAAAGTCGCAGCTCCGTATCTGGATTATTTCAATAATGCTAACAATTCTGTTAGTTATAGCTGTATCCAGCCTCTACTGGTATAAAAAGAGGAGACACCAACAAAAGTAA